In a genomic window of Poecilia reticulata strain Guanapo linkage group LG22, Guppy_female_1.0+MT, whole genome shotgun sequence:
- the LOC103458414 gene encoding eukaryotic translation initiation factor 5A-1-like, with protein sequence MADDDFSTADAGASATFPIQCSALRKNGFVMLKGRPCKIVEMSTSKTGKHGHAKVHLTGIDIFTAKKYEDICPSTHNMDVPNVIRKDYQVLDIIDGFLTLMEDNGETREDLRLPDGDMGKEIVKKLESGDQFLVTVWRAVAEEAVVGIKNMTPI encoded by the exons ATGGCAGATGATGACTTCTCCACCGCAGATGCTGGGGCCTCGGCTACATTCCCCATTCAGTGCTCTGCACTGAGGAAGAACGGCTTCGTTATGCTGAAAGGACGTCCCTGTAAGATAGTTGAGATGTCTACCTCCAAGACCGGGAAGCATGGGCATGCCAAG GTGCATCTTACCGGAATCGACATTTTTACTGCGAAGAAGTATGAAGATATCTGCCCCTCCACACATAACATGGATGTACCAAATGTGATAAGAAAGGACTATCAG GTACTTGATATCATAGACGGCTTCCTGACGCTGATGGAAGACAACGGAGAGACCAGAGAGGATCTCAGGCTGCCAGACGGAGACATGGGCaaagaaattgtgaaaaaactAGAGAGTGGAGATCAGTTTCTG gtGACTGTGTGGAGAGCTGTGGCTGAGGAGGCCGTGGTCGGCATTAAGAACATGACTCCCATTTAG